A genomic region of Gemmata massiliana contains the following coding sequences:
- the hflK gene encoding protease modulator HflK, producing MKVRYLVLAVATAYLLTGVYQVAPDERAVVRRFGGIVARPGPGLGFGLPWGIDRVDRVPVRTVRQLRVGYDSEAANDTTMPAGQLLTGDQNLVNVQIVLDYAIGEADQDLDDYVIHRDLVDPTLSRTAEAVAGEWVAGHTVDQVLLTGTGMLPAWVMDRLAERLPELKLGIRVQRVSVALIAPPDEVRAAFEAVTQAQTAIRTKEFQAQQERDQRSRQADAIRYRLGQEASEYRESQLRLAQADATEFLAQLAAYRDVRATNPDALSFLWWDEMRRTMIAMKTRGGKVRPLDHHLQNGELNVTEFVPLPKR from the coding sequence TTGAAAGTCCGTTACCTCGTACTCGCGGTCGCCACAGCGTACCTCCTCACCGGCGTCTACCAAGTCGCGCCGGACGAACGGGCCGTCGTTCGACGGTTCGGTGGGATCGTCGCGCGTCCAGGGCCGGGACTCGGGTTCGGGCTGCCGTGGGGCATCGATCGCGTCGATCGCGTACCCGTGCGAACTGTGCGGCAGTTGCGAGTGGGTTACGACAGCGAAGCGGCCAACGACACGACCATGCCCGCAGGCCAACTGCTCACCGGCGACCAGAACCTCGTGAACGTGCAAATCGTTCTCGATTACGCCATCGGCGAAGCGGACCAGGATCTCGACGACTACGTGATTCACCGCGATCTCGTGGACCCGACCCTCTCGCGCACGGCCGAGGCCGTCGCCGGCGAGTGGGTCGCGGGGCACACGGTCGATCAGGTGCTGCTCACCGGAACCGGCATGCTTCCCGCGTGGGTCATGGACCGGCTCGCCGAACGGCTCCCCGAACTGAAGCTCGGGATCCGCGTGCAGCGCGTGAGCGTCGCCCTGATCGCACCGCCGGACGAAGTGCGGGCGGCGTTCGAGGCCGTTACGCAGGCACAAACCGCGATCCGCACGAAGGAGTTCCAGGCCCAACAAGAGCGCGACCAGCGTTCGCGCCAGGCCGACGCGATCCGCTACCGGCTCGGTCAGGAAGCGAGCGAGTACCGCGAATCGCAACTGCGACTGGCGCAGGCCGACGCGACCGAATTCCTCGCTCAACTCGCAGCGTACCGCGACGTGCGCGCGACCAACCCGGACGCGCTCTCGTTCTTGTGGTGGGACGAAATGCGCCGCACGATGATCGCGATGAAGACGCGCGGCGGAAAAGTGCGACCGCTCGACCACCACCTTCAGAACGGCGAACTCAACGTCACCGAGTTCGTACCTCTTCCCAAGCGGTGA